Proteins from a genomic interval of Rhipicephalus microplus isolate Deutch F79 chromosome 6, USDA_Rmic, whole genome shotgun sequence:
- the LOC142765385 gene encoding uncharacterized protein LOC142765385 isoform X1, producing the protein MPSGGPSYGSYCCVSWCFNNGRTHKKPGTSFFRVPRDGRMKAWMQYAGRDDLLSKPASLLYATYRVCSDHFTAQSFMDPGHTRLTRMAVPSVQPAAPCSLSVASSSDCDMAAEAALQGPAVEASESGSHTLRCPDEQGGSSLVAGERISDDFVLPEKTLTSRSAVTKGTCVAGRSQDCSDSIVRGTEQASQDPPEDVSANSSTPECLRENVRSCVPATMSPSMKYKQTIKHLQAKVAAQRKTIKRLQRQPHQAPSSTTKALEVIRPHVTEEVFKLLSAHVRLRPKCKGKRFPVWFKKFALHLNFRGPRAYRFLAPYFSLPSRRSLRRWLANVKMTPGIIPGILSSIATNTQAWNERDRVCALVFDEIALKKNLYYDASRDVVQGFTDDGTHRTSTIADRALVFLLVGVSRKWVQPVAFTIGHTSTPSSVMHNLLVSLILELRSINIAVKAVICDQGSSNVSLANQLKVTVAKPFFEVNGERVYYIFDVPHLIKTTRNNVQAHKLYIGDDIVNWSHIVSLYQSSHELRLRLAPKLTERHVHQKPFSNMKVSRATQVFSASVSIAITAMVYAKVLPASAITTAQFCDRMDRIFDALNSSSKKRTSQKLRHAIMKNDSELIDFLRGQLPWIASWQFVGRRQPQTIVGWQITIQAICQLWDDLSKNYNFEYLLTRRLQQDPLENIFGHIRQKQGCNTNPNVAQFICGLKHICIRKLFKLSEYGNVEDDECDLLQEQLSPFSLTSASLVDNEECAQPQPDDFPALDDLSELATNIHSHIIDDSAAYYVAGFLIKHFLRNACDGCSCPQLLKDDSETLKGTHQYFTMLKAYHVPSKLFGNLTVPSEAAFAYVQQLESRFLAIIEATAHHLKVCDVLYHHLSSVGDFHFCSAGCRAKFLKMFCRVRLCWHVRFVNRNLDRVRFQSSISGMQLDKFKG; encoded by the exons atgccgtccggcggtccaagctacggcagctactgctgtgtatcgtggtgcttcaacaatggcagaacccacaagaagcctgggacgagtttcttccgcgtaccacgggacggcag gatgaaagcatggatgcagtatgctggacgcgatgatctcctgagtaagccggccagcctattgtacgcaacgtacagggtttgtagcgaccattttactgctcaaagtttcatggaccctgggcacacaaggcttacaagaatggctgttcccagtgtgcaaccagctgcaccat gttctctgagcgtcgcttcaagtagtgactgtgacatggctgcagaagctgcactgcaag gacctgcggtagaggcttcagaaagcggctcccacacattgaggtgccccgatgaacagg gtggcagctcccttgtagctggtgaaagaatttctgatgatttcgtcttgccggagaaaaccttaaccagtcgttcagctgtcacaaaaggaacttgtgtggccg gccgctcgcaagattgttccgacagcattgtccgaggcactgaacaagcttcacaagaccctccagaagacgtctccgccaacagctccacgcctgagtgccttagagaaaatg tgcgttcctgtgtgccagcgacaatgtctccatcaatgaagtacaagcaaaccattaaacatctgcaagccaaagtagcagcacagcggaaaactatcaaaagactgcagagacagcctcaccaagcaccgtcatcgactacgaaggcccttgaagttatccgaccgcacgtcaccgaggaggtttttaaacttctttctgcacatgttcgcttgaggcccaaatgcaagggcaagcggtttcccgtgtggttcaagaaattcgctcttcacttaaacttccgaggtccgcgagcataccgatttctggctccgtatttttctttgccctcccggcgttcattaaggaggtggctagctaatgtaaagatgactccaggcataattccaggaatcctttcttccattgcaacaaatactcaagcttggaatgaacgggaccgagtgtgcgctttagttttcgacgaaatagcactcaaaaagaatttgtactatgatgcttcaagagacgttgtccagggttttacagatgatggcactcatcgcacttcaaccatcgctgatcgagcactggtttttcttcttgttggtgtttcgagaaagtgggttcaaccggttgcttttactatagggcacacatcaacaccatcatctgttatgcataacttgctggtgtcactcattttggagcttaggagcattaatattgcagtgaaagcagtcatttgtgaccagggcagttcaaatgtaagtctcgctaaccaactaaaagtgactgtagcaaagcctttttttgaagttaatggtgagcgggtatattacatttttgatgttccgcatttaattaaaacaacgcgcaataatgtccaagcacacaagttatacattggggatgacatcgttaactggtcgcacattgtaagcctttaccaatcctcacatgagttgcggttgcgattggctccaaagttgactgaacggcacgttcatcagaaacctttttctaatatgaaggtcagcagagcaactcaggtcttcagtgcatcagtttcgattgctatcacggcaatggtgtatgcgaaggtgctgcctgcctcggccatcactacagctcaattttgtgatcgtatggacaggattttcgatgccttgaacagctcgagtaaaaaaagaacttcgcaaaagctgcggcatgcaatcatgaaaaatgattcagagctgattgacttcctccgaggccagcttccctggattgcatcatggcagtttgttggcagacgtcaaccacaaaccatcgtaggttggcaaattacaattcaggcaatttgtcaactatgggacgacctctccaaaaattacaattttgaatacctgttaacacgcaggcttcaacaggatcctctggagaacatatttggccacattaggcaaaaacagggttgcaacaccaaccccaatgtagcacaatttatttgtggcctgaagcacatctgcataagaaaactcttcaagctgtcagaatacggaaatgtcgaggatgatgaatgtgacctcctccaggaacagctgtcgccattctccctcaccagtgcgtctcttgtggataatgaggagtgtgcacagccacagcctgacgactttcccgctctagacgatctctctgaacttgcgacaaacattcactcccatattatcgatgactccgctgcatattatgtagctggttttctcatcaaacacttccttcggaatgcatgtgacggttgcagttgcccacagttactgaaagacgacagtgagacgcttaagggtacccaccagtatttcacaatgctcaaagcataccacgtccccagcaaactttttgggaatctcactgtgccatcagaagcagcttttgcatacgtacaacaacttgaatctcgctttcttgccataattgaggccactgcacatcacctgaaagtgtgcgatgttttgtatcaccatctgtcaagtgttggcgattttcatttctgctctgctgggtgtcgcgctaagtttctgaaaatgttttgccgggttcgtttatgttggcatgtgcgttttgtgaaccgaaacttagacagggttaggttccagtcttcaatctcgggcatgcagcttgacaagttcaaaggttag
- the LOC142765385 gene encoding uncharacterized protein LOC142765385 isoform X2, which produces MPSGGPSYGSYCCVSWCFNNGRTHKKPGTSFFRVPRDGRMKAWMQYAGRDDLLSKPASLLYATYRVCSDHFTAQSFMDPGHTRLTRMAVPSVQPAAPCSLSVASSSDCDMAAEAALQGPAVEASESGSHTLRCPDEQGGSSLVAGERISDDFVLPEKTLTSRSAVTKGTCVAGKLYVHFNTRVD; this is translated from the exons atgccgtccggcggtccaagctacggcagctactgctgtgtatcgtggtgcttcaacaatggcagaacccacaagaagcctgggacgagtttcttccgcgtaccacgggacggcag gatgaaagcatggatgcagtatgctggacgcgatgatctcctgagtaagccggccagcctattgtacgcaacgtacagggtttgtagcgaccattttactgctcaaagtttcatggaccctgggcacacaaggcttacaagaatggctgttcccagtgtgcaaccagctgcaccat gttctctgagcgtcgcttcaagtagtgactgtgacatggctgcagaagctgcactgcaag gacctgcggtagaggcttcagaaagcggctcccacacattgaggtgccccgatgaacagg gtggcagctcccttgtagctggtgaaagaatttctgatgatttcgtcttgccggagaaaaccttaaccagtcgttcagctgtcacaaaaggaacttgtgtggccggtaagttgtatgttcacttcaacaccagagtggattga